The following are encoded together in the Scomber scombrus chromosome 7, fScoSco1.1, whole genome shotgun sequence genome:
- the pou3f1 gene encoding POU domain, class 3, transcription factor 1 — MATTAQYIPRNNSLPSNPLMHPDSDRMHQGTTYREVQKMMHHEYLQGLAATNTGHPMSLTHHQWLPTSNTDWSSGTHIGQQEHKATVQATREDLSSGFHHRSHLVHQQTQSSHHGSWAPTTTHHLSPLSPASNGHQSLVYSQPGYTNLNAMLSPQPGSLHHGMRDPLLDDSGSHDNQMESPQQAFSHHQDHSDEDAPSSDDLEQFAKQFKQRRIKLGFTQADVGLALGTLYGNVFSQTTICRFEALQLSFKNMCKLKPLLNKWLEETDSNTGSPTNLDKIAAQGRKRKKRTSIEVGVKGALENHFLKCPKPSAHEITSLAGTLQLEKEVVRVWFCNRRQKEKRMTPVGVPHPNMEDVYSQAETPPLHRTLQSPVQ, encoded by the coding sequence ATGGCGACAACAGCTCAGTATATTCCGAGGAATAACTCCTTACCGTCTAACCCGCTCATGCATCCGGATTCGGATAGGATGCACCAGGGGACGACCTACAGAGAGGTGCAGAAAATGATGCACCACGAGTACTTGCAAGGGCTTGCGGCTACCAACACGGGGCACCCAATGAGCCTGACGCACCACCAGTGGCTGCCCACCTCCAACACCGACTGGTCCAGCGGCACCCACATCGGACAGCAGGAGCACAAAGCCACCGTGCAGGCGACCCGAGAGGACCTGAGCAGCGGCTTCCACCACAGATCTCACCTGGTGCACCAACAGACACAGAGTAGCCACCATGGTTCGTGGGCGCCCACCACAACACACCACTTATCCCCGCTGTCCCCAGCATCCAACGGCCACCAGTCACTGGTCTACTCCCAGCCTGGATACACAAATCTCAACGCAATGCTGAGTCCCCAGCCCGGCTCCCTGCACCATGGTATGCGGGACCCACTCCTCGACGATTCGGGCAGCCACGACAACCAGATGGAGTCGCCCCAGCAAGCGTTCAGCCACCACCAGGACCACTCGGACGAGGACGCGCCCAGCTCCGACGACCTGGAGCAGTTCGCCAAGCAGTTCAAACAGCGGCGGATCAAACTGGGCTTTACGCAGGCGGACGTTGGCTTGGCCTTAGGCACCCTGTATGGAAACGTCTTTTCTCAGACCACTATCTGCAGGTTTGAGGCACTGCAGCTCAGCTTCAAGAACATGTGCAAACTTAAGCCGCTCCTAAACAAGTGGCTGGAGGAGACAGACTCAAACACGGGCAGTCCCACCAATTTGGACAAGATTGCTGCGCAGGGCAGGAAACGAAAGAAGAGGACCTCTATTGAAGTAGGGGTGAAAGGGGCGCTGGAAAATCATTTCTTAAAATGCCCAAAGCCATCTGCTCATGAAATCACCAGTTTAGCCGGCACCCTGCAGTTGGAAAAAGAGGTTGTCCGTGTTTGGTTTTgcaacagaagacaaaaagagaaaagaatgaCACCAGTGGGGGTCCCTCACCCGAATATGGAGGACGTATATTCCCAAGCAGAAACCCCTCCTCTACACCGCACACTACAGAGTCCTGTGCAGTGA